A window from Variovorax sp. PBL-E5 encodes these proteins:
- a CDS encoding FliC/FljB family flagellin — translation MAQVINTNSLSLLTQNNLNKSQASLNTAIQRLSSGLRINSAKDDAAGQAIANRFTANINGLTVAQRNANDGISLAQTTEGALTEVNNNLQRVRELAVQAANGSNSPSDLKSIQDEITQRLAEIDRTSQQTDFNGVKVLSAGAKPLSIQVGANDGETINIDLKQIDTSTLGLKGFSVANNALPTSAAITQTNLSGTPAAVDLSAVATDLGVSGSSLSLHNVLDKNGAATANFVVQSGSDFYAASVDDTTGKVVLNTAQVGFTDTDNGVTPAVTLANQHIKVGVDATGAATGYVTVQGKNFDITAASIANGGATATDTTPTAIELSTATPTAQFAGASSVDPMKTIDAALKMVDDLRSSLGAVQNRFDSTISNLGTTVTNLSSSRSRIEDADYATEVSNMTRAQILQQAGTSVLAQANQTTQGVLSLLR, via the coding sequence ATGGCGCAAGTCATCAACACCAATTCACTTTCCCTGCTCACGCAGAACAACCTGAACAAGTCGCAGGCATCGCTCAACACCGCGATCCAGCGCCTGTCGTCGGGCTTGCGCATCAACAGCGCCAAGGACGACGCCGCCGGTCAGGCCATCGCCAACCGCTTCACGGCCAACATCAACGGCCTGACGGTTGCACAGCGCAATGCCAACGACGGCATCTCGCTGGCGCAGACGACGGAAGGTGCATTGACCGAAGTCAACAACAACCTGCAGCGCGTTCGCGAACTGGCCGTGCAAGCCGCCAACGGTTCCAACTCGCCCTCCGACCTGAAGTCGATTCAGGACGAAATCACGCAGCGCCTGGCCGAAATCGATCGCACCTCGCAGCAGACCGACTTCAACGGCGTGAAGGTTCTCTCGGCCGGTGCCAAGCCGCTGAGCATCCAGGTCGGTGCCAACGACGGTGAAACCATCAACATCGACCTCAAGCAGATCGACACCTCGACGCTCGGCCTGAAGGGCTTCTCGGTGGCCAACAACGCGCTGCCGACCAGCGCGGCGATCACGCAGACCAACCTGAGCGGCACGCCCGCCGCGGTCGACCTGTCGGCCGTCGCGACGGACCTCGGCGTCAGCGGCAGCTCGCTGAGCCTGCACAACGTGCTCGACAAGAACGGTGCTGCGACGGCCAATTTCGTCGTCCAGTCCGGCAGCGACTTCTATGCCGCTTCGGTCGATGACACCACCGGCAAGGTCGTGCTCAACACCGCGCAAGTCGGCTTCACCGACACCGACAACGGCGTGACGCCTGCGGTGACGCTCGCCAACCAGCACATCAAGGTCGGCGTGGATGCCACCGGCGCGGCCACGGGCTACGTGACGGTGCAAGGCAAGAACTTCGACATCACCGCGGCTTCGATCGCCAACGGCGGCGCCACTGCCACCGACACGACCCCGACCGCCATCGAACTGAGCACGGCCACCCCGACCGCCCAGTTCGCCGGTGCCTCGTCGGTTGACCCGATGAAGACGATCGACGCCGCGCTGAAGATGGTCGACGACCTGCGCAGCTCGCTCGGCGCGGTGCAGAACCGTTTCGACTCGACGATCTCCAACCTCGGCACCACGGTGACCAACCTGTCTTCCTCGCGTTCGCGCATCGAGGACGCCGACTACGCAACGGAAGTGTCGAACATGACCCGCGCGCAGATCCTGCAGCAAGCCGGCACCTCGGTGCTGGCCCAGGCCAACCAGACCACGCAGGGCGTGCTCTCGCTCCTGCGTTAA
- the fliE gene encoding flagellar hook-basal body complex protein FliE produces the protein MSISAIESVLQQMRATALQAGFAPPDGPASAAGAEPGGFAAELKRSIDNISGAQQQAYGQAEAFELGKPGVALNDVMVDLQKANVAFQTGLQVRNRLVAAYQEVMNLPA, from the coding sequence ATGTCGATCTCCGCCATCGAGTCCGTCCTGCAGCAGATGCGCGCCACCGCGCTCCAGGCAGGCTTCGCCCCGCCTGACGGCCCGGCCTCCGCTGCCGGCGCCGAACCGGGTGGCTTCGCCGCCGAGCTCAAGCGCTCCATCGACAACATCAGCGGCGCGCAGCAGCAGGCCTACGGCCAGGCCGAAGCCTTCGAGCTGGGCAAGCCCGGCGTCGCGCTCAACGACGTGATGGTCGACCTGCAGAAGGCCAACGTGGCCTTCCAGACCGGGCTGCAGGTGCGCAATCGCCTGGTCGCGGCCTACCAGGAAGTGATGAACCTGCCAGCCTGA
- the fliK gene encoding flagellar hook-length control protein FliK, whose translation MTGLTGLIDTLLAAKLSQRLDVLAIKSEVEIAGPGPVIQAQKVDNDTRLLSNAALDRQIAADAPAGSQPAMAPAPAAQLSVAARAIGVLLAEIRADAGPVRDAAPVWPSASTPSAEALASTLARAVSVSGLFYESHLAQFAAGQRTLAQLAQEPQAAWGAPAAASSRPMPTRVEVTTAGTPVRAAPGASPAWPVADGGPGAISGLLSEAADAPASIESAASSPAAARPPGVTEERGAVAPRVAASPSETHAAAGALRADAVRVQATYRQTDAVATGTALDTAALHRLADTAPGAEGVSATSGAARALAPADIIHPQAATIVHQQLDLLATAVFRWSGEAWPGAPMAWSIREDNEDEAAGRHAGATDEAPARRWTTTLSLSLPRLGAVDVRLSLAEPMVQAQVAASDPGTLADLRVEGRALARRLETIGLRLQDLQITGMPRP comes from the coding sequence ATGACAGGATTGACCGGACTGATCGACACGCTGCTCGCCGCGAAGCTTTCGCAGCGGCTGGACGTGCTGGCGATCAAGTCCGAGGTCGAGATCGCGGGACCGGGGCCGGTGATCCAGGCCCAGAAGGTCGACAACGACACTCGCCTGCTTTCCAACGCCGCGCTCGATCGGCAGATCGCCGCCGACGCGCCTGCCGGGTCGCAGCCGGCCATGGCGCCGGCGCCTGCCGCGCAGCTTTCCGTGGCGGCACGCGCGATTGGCGTCCTGCTGGCGGAAATCCGGGCGGATGCGGGACCGGTGCGCGACGCCGCGCCGGTCTGGCCCTCCGCGAGTACGCCGTCGGCCGAAGCACTCGCGTCCACGCTGGCGCGAGCGGTGTCCGTGAGCGGGCTCTTCTACGAATCGCATCTGGCCCAGTTCGCTGCCGGCCAGCGCACGCTGGCGCAACTCGCGCAGGAGCCGCAGGCGGCCTGGGGCGCGCCGGCTGCGGCGTCTTCGCGACCGATGCCAACGCGCGTTGAGGTGACGACGGCCGGTACGCCGGTGCGCGCGGCGCCGGGTGCGAGCCCGGCATGGCCGGTCGCCGATGGCGGGCCCGGTGCAATCTCCGGCTTGCTCTCCGAAGCGGCCGACGCACCGGCGTCCATCGAGTCTGCCGCATCGTCGCCGGCCGCCGCGCGTCCGCCCGGCGTGACCGAGGAACGCGGCGCCGTCGCGCCACGCGTCGCTGCATCGCCTTCCGAAACGCACGCTGCCGCCGGCGCCCTTCGCGCCGATGCGGTGCGCGTGCAGGCAACCTATCGCCAGACCGATGCCGTGGCGACGGGAACGGCGCTGGACACCGCGGCGCTGCATCGCCTGGCCGACACCGCGCCTGGCGCGGAAGGCGTGTCGGCGACGAGCGGGGCGGCCAGGGCGCTGGCGCCTGCCGACATCATTCATCCCCAGGCGGCGACGATCGTCCACCAGCAGCTCGATCTTCTGGCCACGGCCGTCTTCCGCTGGAGCGGCGAGGCATGGCCCGGCGCACCCATGGCGTGGTCCATCCGCGAAGACAACGAGGACGAGGCCGCGGGCCGGCATGCCGGTGCGACGGACGAAGCGCCCGCGCGCCGGTGGACGACGACGCTCTCGCTCAGCTTGCCGAGGCTGGGCGCCGTGGATGTGCGTCTGAGCCTCGCAGAACCGATGGTGCAGGCGCAGGTCGCGGCCAGCGACCCGGGCACGCTGGCCGATCTGCGGGTGGAGGGCCGTGCACTGGCTCGCCGCCTCGAGACGATCGGTCTTCGACTGCAGGATCTCCAGATCACCGGAATGCCTCGGCCATGA
- the cheA gene encoding chemotaxis protein CheA: MDLSQFSQAFFVEAIELLAQMEQLLLELDVEAPDSEQLNAIFRAAHSIKGGAATFGFAALTDTTHLLETLLDRARHGQLSLSAPMIDAFLETKDALQEQLTAYQAGKEPEPEKVAHICAVLQQLALESGDRQAAPAPAPVAAPAAAPAPAGDRALQVRFTRLSDSECDLLADELGNLGRVLSRTRSGDQLSVVLQTSCEPGDITAVCCFLIDESQIDIGVVAEPAEAPVESEPAVVAAPSAVAASAVAAAARPAPPSPATPNAGAGARESSSIRVDVEKVDQLINLVGELVITQSMLTQAATMLDPVAYERFLSGLGHLERNARDLQESVMSIRMMPMDYVFSRFPRVIRDVSAKLGKQVRLDTFGKETELDKGLIERIVDPLTHLVRNSLDHGIETPQERLAKGKDATGQLLLSAQHHGGNIVIEVSDDGAGLNREKILAKALQQGLPVNDAMPDEEVWQLIFAPGFSTAEQITDISGRGVGMDVVKRNIQEMGGHVEIISRGGHGTTTRIVLPLTLAILNGMSVKVGREAYILPLSYVIESLQPRSEHLHSITSDGHVIKVRGEYLPLIELHRVFDVGGAQTDPTQGILVIVQADDARFALLVDELLGQHQVVVKNLETNYRKVPGISAATILGDGSVAFIVDVGAMPRIQRARAAGAAALAGAARMDAVAA; the protein is encoded by the coding sequence ATGGATCTCAGTCAGTTTTCACAAGCATTCTTCGTCGAGGCCATCGAGCTTCTGGCGCAAATGGAGCAATTGCTTCTCGAGCTCGACGTCGAGGCACCCGACAGCGAACAGCTCAACGCCATCTTCCGCGCGGCCCACTCGATCAAGGGCGGCGCCGCCACCTTCGGCTTCGCCGCGCTGACCGACACCACGCACCTGCTGGAAACCCTCCTGGATCGGGCACGCCACGGCCAGCTGAGCCTGAGCGCTCCGATGATCGATGCATTTCTTGAAACGAAGGACGCCTTGCAAGAACAACTGACTGCCTACCAGGCTGGCAAAGAACCCGAGCCTGAGAAAGTCGCGCACATCTGCGCAGTGCTGCAACAACTCGCGCTCGAGAGCGGCGATCGGCAAGCCGCGCCCGCACCGGCGCCCGTCGCCGCGCCTGCAGCCGCGCCCGCACCGGCGGGCGACAGGGCACTGCAGGTGCGCTTCACCCGCCTGTCCGACAGCGAATGCGATCTGCTCGCCGACGAACTCGGCAACCTCGGCCGCGTGCTGTCGCGCACGCGCAGCGGCGACCAGTTGTCCGTCGTGCTGCAGACCAGCTGCGAGCCCGGCGACATCACGGCCGTGTGCTGCTTCCTGATCGACGAGTCGCAGATCGACATCGGCGTCGTGGCGGAACCTGCCGAAGCGCCCGTCGAATCCGAACCCGCAGTTGTCGCCGCGCCCTCGGCGGTCGCGGCTTCCGCTGTCGCTGCCGCGGCCCGACCCGCGCCGCCGTCGCCCGCGACACCGAACGCAGGCGCCGGCGCCAGGGAATCGAGCTCGATCCGCGTCGACGTCGAGAAGGTCGACCAGCTCATCAACCTGGTCGGTGAACTCGTCATCACGCAGTCGATGCTGACGCAGGCCGCGACCATGCTCGACCCGGTGGCCTACGAGCGCTTCCTCAGTGGCCTCGGCCATCTGGAGCGCAACGCGCGCGATCTGCAGGAGTCCGTGATGTCCATCCGCATGATGCCGATGGACTATGTGTTCAGCCGCTTCCCGCGCGTGATCCGCGACGTCAGCGCCAAGCTCGGCAAGCAGGTGCGCCTGGACACCTTCGGAAAGGAAACGGAACTCGACAAGGGTCTGATCGAGCGCATCGTGGACCCGCTCACGCACCTGGTGCGCAACAGCCTCGACCACGGCATCGAGACGCCGCAGGAGCGCCTGGCCAAGGGCAAGGACGCGACCGGCCAACTGCTGCTTTCCGCGCAGCACCACGGCGGCAACATCGTGATCGAGGTCAGCGACGACGGCGCCGGCCTCAACCGCGAGAAGATCCTTGCCAAGGCCCTGCAGCAAGGCCTGCCGGTGAACGACGCCATGCCCGACGAGGAAGTCTGGCAGCTGATCTTCGCGCCCGGCTTCTCCACCGCCGAGCAGATCACCGACATCTCCGGCCGCGGCGTCGGCATGGACGTGGTCAAGCGCAACATCCAGGAAATGGGCGGCCACGTGGAGATCATCTCGCGCGGCGGCCATGGCACCACGACGCGCATCGTGCTGCCGCTCACGTTGGCGATCCTCAACGGCATGTCGGTCAAGGTCGGCCGCGAGGCCTACATCCTGCCGCTGAGCTACGTGATCGAATCGCTGCAGCCGCGGTCGGAGCATCTGCACTCGATCACCAGCGACGGGCACGTGATCAAGGTGCGCGGCGAGTACCTGCCGCTGATCGAGCTGCACCGCGTCTTCGACGTCGGCGGCGCGCAGACGGATCCGACGCAGGGCATCCTGGTGATCGTGCAGGCCGACGATGCGCGCTTCGCGCTCCTGGTCGACGAACTGCTCGGCCAGCACCAGGTCGTGGTCAAGAACCTCGAGACCAACTACCGCAAGGTGCCCGGCATCTCGGCCGCGACGATCCTCGGCGACGGCAGCGTCGCCTTCATCGTCGACGTCGGCGCCATGCCGCGCATCCAGCGCGCGCGGGCGGCGGGCGCCGCGGCGCTGGCAGGCGCGGCCCGGATGGACGCGGTGGCGGCCTGA
- the fliD gene encoding flagellar filament capping protein FliD produces the protein MTISSIGVGSGLDLSTLLTQLQTAESQPLVDLQSRQTSYTTKLSAYGQLQSSLNTLQAAADKLSAPSLFQGVKASSSASDVLSATTDTTAVAGSYAINVTQMAQSQALVATGQASAKTVIGHGTISFDFGTITGGSFDAATGTYTGAGFTPDTTRTAAPITIDASNDTLEGIRDAINKAKIGVTASIVNDGSGTPNRLVLTSTQTGQASSMKISVTGDATLQNLLGNDPAGAQSMQQTLKGQDAQLTVNGIAITSASNTVKEAIQGTTLNVAKIGSSNVNLSTDTASVASAVNDFVKAFNGLQGMAATLTAYNADTKQAAPLLGDATLRNLQTRIRQTLTTPQDGGPNDMKVLSEIGVSFQKDGTLAVDSDKLNAALANNLEGVSHLFASADGSTAGYGKQLSALVTNVTSSGGALKTATDGINTTLKQLDDQYTAMSARVDDTVARYRAQFNQLDVLMSSMNNTMTYLTQQFAAMNK, from the coding sequence ATGACCATCAGCAGCATCGGCGTCGGATCGGGTCTCGATCTGAGCACCCTGCTCACGCAGCTCCAGACGGCGGAAAGCCAGCCGCTGGTCGATCTGCAGAGCCGCCAGACGAGCTACACCACCAAGCTGTCGGCCTATGGGCAGTTGCAGAGCTCGCTCAACACGCTGCAGGCCGCGGCCGACAAGCTGTCCGCACCCTCGCTGTTCCAGGGCGTCAAGGCGAGCTCCAGCGCGTCGGACGTGCTGTCCGCCACGACCGACACGACCGCGGTCGCCGGCAGCTACGCGATCAACGTCACGCAGATGGCGCAGTCGCAGGCGCTGGTCGCGACGGGCCAGGCCAGCGCGAAGACGGTGATCGGCCACGGCACCATCAGCTTCGACTTCGGCACCATCACCGGCGGCAGCTTCGACGCGGCGACCGGCACGTACACCGGTGCCGGCTTCACGCCGGACACCACCCGCACGGCGGCCCCCATCACGATCGACGCCAGCAACGACACGCTCGAGGGCATCCGCGACGCCATCAACAAGGCCAAGATCGGCGTCACGGCCAGCATCGTCAACGACGGCAGCGGCACGCCCAACCGCCTGGTGCTGACCTCCACGCAGACCGGCCAGGCGTCGAGCATGAAGATCTCCGTGACCGGCGACGCCACGCTGCAGAACCTGCTCGGCAACGACCCGGCCGGCGCCCAGAGCATGCAGCAGACTCTCAAGGGCCAGGATGCGCAGCTCACGGTGAACGGCATCGCCATCACCAGCGCCAGCAACACGGTCAAGGAGGCGATCCAGGGCACCACGCTGAACGTGGCGAAGATCGGCAGCAGCAACGTGAACCTGAGCACGGACACCGCATCGGTGGCGTCGGCGGTCAACGATTTCGTGAAGGCCTTCAACGGCCTGCAAGGCATGGCCGCCACGCTGACGGCCTACAACGCAGACACCAAACAGGCGGCTCCGCTGCTCGGCGACGCGACGCTGCGCAACCTCCAGACGCGCATCCGGCAGACTTTGACCACGCCCCAGGATGGCGGTCCGAACGACATGAAGGTGCTGTCCGAGATCGGCGTCTCCTTCCAGAAGGACGGCACGCTGGCGGTGGACTCCGACAAGCTCAACGCCGCGCTGGCGAACAACCTCGAGGGCGTCTCGCACCTGTTCGCCAGCGCGGACGGCAGCACGGCCGGCTATGGCAAACAACTGAGCGCCCTGGTCACCAATGTGACCTCGAGCGGCGGTGCCCTGAAGACCGCGACGGACGGCATCAACACCACCCTCAAGCAACTCGACGACCAGTACACGGCCATGTCGGCGCGCGTCGACGACACGGTGGCCCGCTATCGCGCGCAGTTCAATCAGCTCGACGTGCTGATGAGCAGCATGAACAACACCATGACCTACCTCACGCAGCAGTTCGCTGCGATGAACAAGTAA
- the motB gene encoding flagellar motor protein MotB: MSAEKARIIVKRVAPSSGGRHGGGWKIAYADFMTAMMAFFLVMWLLSISSPKQLEGIAEHFRMPLRVALAGGEKSSLSTSMIPGGGDDVVKTDGEVKNADSDGDRQNQSDDAADADRLAIMKKRLDDLIEKSPVFRQFRSQILIDITTEGLRLQIVDSDNRPMFDLASARVVPHMQAILRELGPALNDLPNKITLSGHTDAIVYTNGDRSYGNWELSADRANASRRELVMGGMNEDKVLRVMGLADSMHLDKVNPRNPINRRISVIVLNHRTQERIERENSGDAQTTRISTLTNADPARDNVKLTSFKPPARAN; this comes from the coding sequence ATGAGCGCAGAGAAAGCCCGGATCATCGTCAAGCGCGTGGCGCCCAGCAGCGGCGGCCGTCACGGCGGCGGCTGGAAGATCGCCTACGCCGACTTCATGACGGCCATGATGGCGTTCTTTCTCGTCATGTGGCTGTTGTCGATCTCCTCGCCCAAGCAGCTCGAGGGCATCGCCGAGCACTTCCGCATGCCGCTGCGCGTCGCGCTGGCCGGCGGTGAGAAGAGCAGCCTCAGCACCAGCATGATTCCGGGCGGCGGCGACGACGTGGTGAAAACCGACGGCGAGGTCAAGAATGCCGACAGCGACGGCGACCGCCAGAATCAGAGCGACGACGCGGCCGATGCCGACCGGCTGGCCATCATGAAGAAGCGCCTGGACGATCTGATCGAGAAGAGTCCCGTCTTCAGGCAGTTCCGCTCGCAGATCCTGATCGACATCACGACCGAGGGCCTGCGCCTGCAGATCGTTGACAGCGACAACCGCCCGATGTTCGACCTGGCCAGCGCACGCGTGGTGCCGCACATGCAGGCCATCCTGCGCGAACTCGGGCCCGCGCTCAACGATCTGCCGAACAAGATCACGCTGTCGGGCCACACCGACGCGATCGTCTACACCAACGGCGACAGGTCCTACGGCAACTGGGAGTTGTCCGCCGACCGGGCCAACGCCTCGCGGCGCGAACTGGTGATGGGCGGCATGAACGAGGACAAGGTGCTTCGCGTGATGGGCCTGGCCGACAGCATGCACCTCGACAAGGTCAATCCGCGCAACCCGATCAACCGGCGCATCAGCGTCATCGTGCTCAACCACCGCACGCAGGAACGCATCGAGCGCGAGAACAGCGGCGATGCACAGACCACCCGGATCAGCACATTGACGAATGCGGACCCTGCCAGAGACAACGTCAAGCTGACCTCGTTCAAGCCGCCGGCACGGGCGAACTGA
- a CDS encoding flagellar protein FliT yields MTAEQQTGRKMATRSEVIHCYSQLAACLALMVKLARAKEWGRLPELEIQCAEIVERLKVVEPMELLDSEQMQEARRMMERIHADQDEVCQLVKPQLEKLVARMSFLQQQKNLDKIYGLPH; encoded by the coding sequence ATGACAGCCGAACAGCAGACAGGGAGAAAAATGGCAACCCGAAGTGAGGTCATTCATTGCTACAGCCAACTCGCCGCGTGCCTTGCACTCATGGTGAAGCTGGCTCGCGCGAAGGAGTGGGGCCGGCTTCCCGAACTGGAGATCCAATGTGCGGAGATCGTCGAGCGCCTGAAGGTCGTCGAACCCATGGAGTTGCTGGACTCGGAGCAGATGCAGGAAGCGCGGCGGATGATGGAACGCATCCATGCCGATCAGGACGAGGTCTGCCAGCTGGTCAAGCCGCAACTGGAAAAGCTGGTGGCGAGAATGTCCTTCCTGCAGCAGCAGAAGAATCTGGACAAGATCTACGGACTGCCGCATTGA
- the fliS gene encoding flagellar export chaperone FliS — MYTPHTYRTGASAYAQVGVETGAMSASPHQLICLLFDGAKTALAMARHHMAHGDVPAKGKAISHAISIIDGGLKASLDAKAAGAGGAELVGNLAALYDYINQRLLRANLRNDAGALDEADRLLENVASAWREIDVGRPGR, encoded by the coding sequence ATGTACACACCCCACACCTATCGAACCGGCGCCAGCGCCTACGCGCAAGTCGGCGTGGAAACCGGTGCGATGAGCGCATCGCCGCATCAGCTGATCTGCCTCCTGTTCGACGGCGCCAAGACGGCGCTCGCGATGGCGCGGCACCACATGGCCCACGGCGATGTACCGGCCAAGGGCAAGGCGATCTCGCATGCCATCAGCATCATCGACGGCGGGCTCAAGGCCAGCCTCGATGCCAAGGCAGCGGGCGCCGGTGGTGCGGAGCTGGTCGGCAACCTGGCGGCGCTCTACGACTACATCAACCAGCGTCTTCTGCGGGCCAACCTGCGCAACGACGCCGGCGCGCTCGACGAAGCCGACCGGCTGCTCGAGAACGTCGCCTCGGCATGGCGTGAAATCGATGTCGGCCGTCCCGGCCGCTGA
- a CDS encoding EscU/YscU/HrcU family type III secretion system export apparatus switch protein — translation MNSAMDDRQSAVALSRPDPAGAPTVVAKGYGVVAESIMREARANGLYVHASPDLVRLLMQVDLDQQIPPRLYLAVAEIMAWLHGLDAAAKSSASPTVFD, via the coding sequence ATGAACAGCGCAATGGACGATCGCCAAAGTGCCGTGGCACTGTCTCGTCCCGACCCTGCCGGGGCACCGACGGTCGTGGCCAAGGGCTACGGGGTGGTGGCCGAATCGATCATGCGCGAGGCGCGGGCGAACGGCCTGTACGTTCATGCATCGCCCGATCTGGTGCGGCTTCTGATGCAGGTCGACCTCGACCAGCAGATCCCGCCCCGGCTGTACCTTGCCGTGGCCGAAATCATGGCCTGGCTCCATGGCCTCGACGCCGCGGCCAAATCTTCGGCGAGCCCTACAGTTTTCGACTGA
- the motA gene encoding flagellar motor stator protein MotA, with amino-acid sequence MLVLVGYLVVVGAVFGGYGLMGGHFGVLFQPVELLMIGGSALGAFVAGNNGKTIKATIKELPLLLRSSRHNRQLYMDLLALLYELLAKARKDGMMKLEADVDDPSQSEIFGRYPSIMADAGVMEFLCDYLRLVISGNTDAFEIEALMDHEIETIRHEAEVPAHSLARVGDALPALGIVAAVMGVVHALGSANLPPSEMGALIAHAMVGTFLGVLLAYGFVSPLASLIDQKVEEAMKIYQCAKVTLLASLNGYAPQLAVEFGRKVLFSTERPSFTELDDHVREVKAR; translated from the coding sequence GTGCTGGTTCTGGTTGGGTATCTCGTGGTGGTGGGCGCCGTCTTCGGCGGCTACGGCCTCATGGGCGGGCACTTCGGCGTTCTGTTCCAGCCCGTGGAGCTGCTCATGATCGGTGGCTCCGCGCTGGGTGCCTTCGTGGCAGGCAACAACGGCAAGACCATCAAGGCGACGATCAAGGAGCTCCCGCTCCTGCTGCGCTCGTCCAGGCACAACCGCCAGCTCTACATGGACCTGCTGGCGCTGCTGTACGAACTCCTGGCCAAGGCGCGCAAGGACGGCATGATGAAGCTGGAGGCCGATGTCGACGATCCCTCGCAAAGCGAGATCTTCGGCCGCTACCCGAGCATCATGGCCGACGCGGGTGTGATGGAGTTCCTGTGCGACTACCTGCGGCTGGTGATCAGCGGCAACACCGACGCCTTCGAGATCGAGGCGCTGATGGACCACGAAATCGAAACCATCCGGCATGAAGCCGAAGTGCCCGCGCACAGCCTGGCCCGTGTGGGCGATGCATTGCCGGCCCTGGGCATCGTGGCAGCCGTGATGGGCGTGGTCCATGCGCTCGGCTCGGCCAACCTGCCACCGTCCGAGATGGGTGCGCTGATCGCGCACGCCATGGTCGGCACCTTCCTCGGCGTGCTGCTGGCCTACGGCTTCGTCTCGCCGCTGGCCTCGCTGATCGACCAGAAGGTCGAAGAGGCGATGAAGATCTACCAGTGCGCAAAAGTCACCCTGCTTGCGAGCCTGAATGGCTATGCGCCGCAGCTCGCCGTCGAGTTCGGCCGCAAGGTGCTGTTCTCGACCGAGCGGCCTTCCTTCACCGAACTGGATGACCACGTTCGGGAAGTCAAGGCCCGCTGA
- the flhD gene encoding flagellar transcriptional regulator FlhD has protein sequence MENERSGIHGEISKEISDINLAYMLLAQKLVKQDRAAAMLRLGVGKELADLLANMSLTQIVKLAASNFLLCSFRLDDHPMFAVVGEGKDATLQHAHMSILMAARQMQGVGALA, from the coding sequence ATGGAAAACGAGAGGAGCGGAATTCATGGCGAGATTTCAAAAGAAATCAGCGACATCAATTTGGCCTATATGCTGCTTGCGCAAAAACTCGTCAAACAGGACCGGGCCGCAGCGATGCTCCGCCTGGGCGTCGGCAAGGAGCTGGCCGACCTGCTGGCGAACATGTCGCTGACGCAGATCGTCAAGCTGGCCGCGTCGAACTTTCTGCTCTGCAGCTTTCGCCTGGACGACCATCCGATGTTCGCGGTGGTCGGCGAAGGCAAGGATGCGACGCTGCAGCACGCGCACATGTCAATCCTCATGGCCGCGCGCCAGATGCAGGGTGTGGGTGCGCTGGCATGA
- the flhC gene encoding flagellar transcriptional regulator FlhC produces the protein MSSKSVLGEVRQVQLAIELIELGARLQFLEAEVGLSRERLIRLYKELKGVSPPKGLLPFSTDWYMTWMANIHSSMFYNIYRFMLDQADQGELQALIKSYRLYLEQIESAGGEVVLDFTRAYTMVRFFDSDMLQLSGCTRCKGLFVAHAHDNKSGYVCVLCRPPSRAGKARGAKRVAEQAVADLAPAGAGFAAEPSAAGAGIH, from the coding sequence ATGAGCTCCAAGAGCGTCCTGGGCGAAGTCCGCCAGGTTCAGTTGGCCATCGAGCTGATTGAACTGGGCGCACGCCTTCAGTTCCTGGAAGCCGAAGTGGGCCTCAGTCGTGAGCGCCTGATCCGGCTCTACAAGGAGTTGAAGGGTGTCTCTCCGCCCAAGGGACTGCTGCCGTTTTCCACCGATTGGTACATGACCTGGATGGCGAACATCCACTCGTCGATGTTCTACAACATCTATCGGTTCATGCTGGATCAGGCGGACCAGGGCGAGCTTCAGGCCCTGATCAAGAGCTATCGGCTGTACCTCGAGCAGATCGAATCGGCCGGCGGCGAGGTGGTGCTCGACTTCACCCGCGCCTACACGATGGTGCGTTTCTTCGACAGCGACATGCTGCAGCTCAGCGGCTGCACGCGTTGCAAGGGCCTGTTCGTCGCCCATGCGCACGACAACAAGAGTGGTTATGTCTGTGTTCTCTGCCGCCCACCGTCCCGGGCAGGCAAGGCACGCGGCGCCAAGCGCGTCGCGGAGCAAGCGGTTGCCGATCTTGCGCCGGCAGGCGCCGGGTTCGCGGCCGAGCCGTCGGCGGCTGGCGCAGGGATCCACTGA